A stretch of the Archangium violaceum genome encodes the following:
- a CDS encoding thioesterase II family protein — MRPANPSTNPWFPTRQPLPNARLRVFCFPYAGGGASVYNGWGAALPAGVELVSVQLPGRERRIMEPPFRQIPPLLDALEPALAPLLDKPFVFFGYSMGTRIALALAQRWQVRGAPLPLGMVMAAAGAPHRARESRDALDDAAFVELLRKYEGTPAEVFAHKELLEMILPSLRADFSIADGMLPAVPVRCPLSAFGALEDPHVPLSELEYWRELTTGEFRFRHFPGKHFFMRTAREPLLAALREEIVRWCPEVGP; from the coding sequence ATGCGTCCCGCGAACCCCTCCACGAATCCCTGGTTCCCCACCCGGCAGCCACTCCCCAACGCACGCCTGCGGGTGTTCTGCTTCCCGTACGCGGGCGGAGGCGCCTCCGTCTACAACGGCTGGGGCGCGGCGCTCCCGGCGGGTGTCGAGCTGGTCTCCGTCCAGCTTCCGGGCCGTGAGCGTCGCATCATGGAGCCGCCCTTCCGGCAGATCCCCCCGCTCCTGGATGCGCTCGAGCCGGCGCTGGCCCCACTGCTGGACAAGCCCTTCGTCTTCTTCGGCTACAGCATGGGCACGCGGATCGCCCTGGCGCTCGCGCAGCGCTGGCAGGTCCGCGGCGCGCCGCTGCCGCTCGGGATGGTGATGGCCGCCGCGGGGGCACCCCACCGCGCCCGCGAGTCCCGTGATGCGCTCGATGACGCGGCCTTCGTCGAGCTGCTCCGCAAGTACGAGGGCACGCCCGCCGAGGTCTTCGCCCACAAGGAGCTGTTGGAGATGATCCTGCCGTCCCTGCGCGCCGACTTCTCCATCGCGGATGGCATGCTCCCCGCGGTGCCGGTGCGCTGCCCGCTCTCGGCCTTCGGGGCGCTCGAGGATCCGCACGTCCCGCTCTCCGAGCTCGAGTACTGGCGCGAGCTGACGACGGGCGAGTTCCGCTTCCGCCACTTCCCCGGCAAGCACTTCTTCATGCGCACCGCCCGCGAGCCATTGCTGGCGGCGCTGCGCGAGGAGATCGTCCGCTGGTGCCCCGAGGTCGGCCCCTGA
- a CDS encoding non-ribosomal peptide synthetase/type I polyketide synthase, with the protein MTAAEPQEPVSLPLSHGQRALWFLHQSAPGSAAYNLAFSARTRPLLDAVALRRASQSLMDRHPILRTVFVERSEGPVQEVRSGVVIPFEELDASGWSEAALESWLVERYQRPFELARGPLLRIHLLRRGEESLLLLVVHHIVIDFPSLVELMHELGGLYAAETRGEAPPAPWTVRPYADFVHWQEERASGEEGERHWAYWKEALGGELPSIELPVDRPYPPVQSPRGDILLFELSPELSRGIKELARANGATLYNTLLSAWQVLLHRYSGQEEILVGTPASCRGRRTGFAQTLGYCVNPIVRRGRLEGDPRFSEVVAQARDNASAAVPHQEYPFDVIVERLQAARAPSRPAIFQVAFVVLGSQRYPQALRFTQGLPGGHIEWGDGRVMESLPFRQGVTRFELDLMMSEEGERIFGYLLYNTDLFDDATAWRMTGHLRVLLEAVVADPSRRISSLPVLTEEERAQLLLAWNDTRQPVPEPTFPRRFEAQVRRTPDALAVSFEDVSWTYAELDSRANQLAHHLRSLGVGPGTRVGLSGERSLQMLQGLLAILKAGGSYVPLDPSFPEERLAFMVEDARLRVLLSGPALLERLGGAVEGMTVVRLDLERELVGRLPESAPEGNPGPDDVAYVLFTSGSTGRPKGVQIQHRALAHFLHAMRQEPGLEPGDVLLAVTTLSFDIAGLELLLPLTVGARVDIARREVATDGARLVARMASIGATVMQATPTTWRLLLDAGWKGHPQLKMLCGGEALPRDLANALVPCGAGLWNLYGPTETTIWSMVHRVDVGQGSVSIGRPIANTRVYVLDRHQQPVPVGVPGELYIGGEGVALGYLHRPELTAERFVPDPFQEVPHARMYRTGDRVRWRVDGRMEFLGRIDHQVKVRGFRIELGEIESVLRQHPAVRDAVAVARELSPGDQRLLAYVAMQPDAAVEESQRLRTEQVDQWRTVWSEIYREGAGTGQGSRDPDFDISGWSSSYTGQPIPAEEMREWVETTAADILALKPKRVLELGFGSGMVLFRVAPSCERYVAADFSAAAVENVRRGVEARGLSQVTLLQRAADDFSGIEPGSFDLVIINSVVQYFPSAEYLRTVLAGAVVAVRPGGAVFVGDVRSLPLLEAFHTSVQLHQSAPTLSRAELLQQVRKAVAQEEELVLAPGFFLALRRELPRIGRVDITPRRGRLLNEMSRFRYQAVLRVGEVPPAARASWTDWEEAWTPEAIRQHLEREAPEAWGLRGVRNGRLEQEVRTLQWMEAGGAGTVGEWRAELAAHVPVGVDPEALWRLGESLGYSVAPGWSRHGSDGRYDVVFWRGAAEPERVPPGVEVDPEGGVLANQPLLTRRTRLLGPELRAFLKERLPEYMVPSSLTVLEALPLTPNGKVDRKALPEPEGLRSGRQAIVDAPRSDVEKAIGAIWREVLHLEQVGLHDNFFELGGHSLLLAQVRVRLREVLGKELPVTELFQHPTISALARHLSGPGAGPEARQPVSAPVPRRSDGELAPIAIVGMAGRFPGARDVDEFWRNLREGVESIRFYSPEELVALGADPALARDPSFIRAASSLEGVEQFDAGLFGYSPREAELMDPQHRLFLECAWEALEVAGYSPRTRQGASVGVFAGLAPNGYLPFAHLLGNLRSEVLPRFVAGSADFLATRVSYKLNLRGPSLTLQTACSTSLVAVHLACQSLRSGECGMALAGGVSVKVARVPGYFHQEGGIASPDGHCRAFDARGQGTLFGNGMGLVVLKRLSDALADGDRIHAVIRGTAINNDGSAKVGFTAPSVDSQAEVVSRALAAAGVGPETIGYVEAHGTATPLGDPIEVAALRQAFGPHVRERSCALGSVKTNIGHLDAAAGIASLIKAVLALEHRQLPPSLHFQTPNPEIDFERGPFYVNTALAEWPSNGGPRRAGVSAFGFGGTNAHAVLEEAPAAPPVRSEGPERPLHVLPLSARDEKALGMLAERYAEYLAKEPASLPDVCFTAGAGRTHLGQRVALVADSHAQLRERLEAFRAGRTGAGVYSGRVREEGPPKVAFLFTGQGSQYVGMGRELYASQPVFRQALDRCDALLRPHLERPLLSVLFPPEGEPGSLLDETGYTQPALFSLEYALAELWRSWGVEPHAVLGHSVGEYVAACVAGVFSLEEGLKLIAERARLMQSLPRDGEMAAIFAEEARVAEALRPHSRQVSIAAINGPTEVVISGARAAVRAVVERLRNEGVECRSLQVSHAFHSPLLEPMLGGLERAASGVSFRAPRIELISNLTGRPVTGLSAEYLRRHAREPVRFLDSLRALRESGVTVFVEIGPQPTLSGLGQRGLPELQAAWLPSLRKGRDDWRAMLETLASLYTRGVEVDWAGFERGYSRRRVKLPTYAFQRRRYWVEPAELEARIEGARVEPSVPSVLPGKRLRSAVPLFEARLEAGSKPVPPVAFAVAALEAAESVLGRAASVVEDLEIHEPLVLERGPRTVQSVLTKEGTGQVSFRISSSGDESPEAPWLLHASGRVRAGRAGAGAAQVSVAGIRARCSRVHGSVWSREGEALGELPGGTLTGADVSSWLETSFQVLAAALPAHVGMADGALSFAGAERIALFERSAAVRWVRAVARDDEERPCGDLQFLDERETVVAEVSGLRLRRLGAAEVREESPALRTEWLCEVAWRRQELVPSMPAAERGGGWLLLADEGGVAERLASLLSARGEAVVRVRRGSRCEQVAPGSWTADPLRAEDLQRVVAGAFPAGGPRLRRVVYLWGLDAHEPEQAEALTCGGSLRLVQALAGSGVDARLWLVTRGAFAVEQGARVAAWQAPLIGLGRTIALEQPSLWGGLVDLDASSSPGEAESLLGVVLVPGGEDQVALRGAERRVPRVVRGDPRPGAQWSPRADATYLVTGGLGALGSCVARWLVERGARNLVLVGRSGAGEAASSALESLRARGARVEVVRADVSRADEVSRMLEHVRQEWPPLRGVFHAAGVLDDGVLQGQDPARFHKVLAPKARGAWNLHTATRELPLDAFVLFSSGASLVGSPAQGSYAAANAFLDALAHQRRAEGLPALSIHWGPWADVGMMTTLDALARQRWKELGVGLIPPAEALALLGQLLAGAPAEIGVLPIDWARFAGVLGMTGPLLSELMRRPVATRSAEAPRLTLRQRLETAPVKERMDVAVSSLQRVVAELLKLDGGELPEPEQGLFALGLDSLMALELRNRLQTELERTLPSTLAFSFPNIIALATHLLQEFPPAVSAPESILDQAPGEVPESIEALSEGELADLLDAEVAAILEKRG; encoded by the coding sequence ATGACCGCCGCCGAGCCCCAGGAACCCGTGTCCCTTCCGCTGTCCCATGGTCAGCGGGCCTTGTGGTTCCTGCACCAGAGCGCGCCCGGGAGCGCCGCCTACAACCTCGCGTTCTCCGCGCGGACCCGCCCGCTGTTGGACGCCGTGGCACTGCGGCGGGCCAGCCAGTCACTGATGGACCGGCACCCCATTCTGCGCACCGTCTTCGTGGAGCGCTCCGAAGGCCCCGTGCAGGAGGTGCGCTCCGGCGTCGTCATCCCCTTCGAGGAGCTGGACGCGTCCGGCTGGAGCGAGGCGGCGCTGGAGTCCTGGTTGGTGGAGCGCTACCAGCGTCCGTTCGAGCTGGCACGGGGGCCCCTGCTGCGCATCCATCTGCTGCGGCGCGGGGAGGAGTCCCTGTTGCTGCTCGTGGTGCATCACATCGTCATCGACTTCCCGTCGCTGGTGGAGCTGATGCACGAGCTGGGTGGGCTGTACGCCGCCGAGACGCGCGGAGAGGCGCCTCCCGCTCCGTGGACCGTCCGCCCCTACGCCGACTTCGTCCACTGGCAGGAGGAGCGCGCCAGCGGCGAGGAGGGAGAGCGTCATTGGGCCTACTGGAAGGAGGCGCTCGGCGGTGAGCTGCCCTCGATCGAGCTTCCGGTCGACCGTCCCTACCCACCGGTCCAGTCGCCCCGCGGCGACATCCTCCTGTTCGAGCTGTCCCCGGAGCTGTCCCGGGGAATCAAGGAGCTGGCCCGAGCGAACGGTGCCACGCTGTACAACACGCTGTTGAGCGCCTGGCAGGTGCTCCTGCACCGCTACTCGGGGCAGGAGGAGATCCTCGTGGGCACGCCCGCGTCCTGCCGCGGCCGCCGCACCGGGTTCGCCCAGACGCTGGGCTATTGCGTCAACCCGATCGTGCGCCGGGGCAGGCTGGAGGGGGATCCTCGCTTCTCCGAGGTCGTCGCCCAGGCGCGTGACAATGCCTCCGCCGCCGTTCCGCACCAGGAGTACCCCTTCGACGTCATCGTCGAGCGCTTGCAGGCCGCGCGCGCTCCGAGCCGGCCCGCGATCTTCCAGGTCGCCTTCGTGGTGCTCGGCTCGCAGCGCTACCCCCAGGCACTGCGCTTCACCCAGGGCCTCCCCGGCGGACATATCGAGTGGGGCGATGGGCGGGTGATGGAGTCGCTGCCCTTCCGGCAGGGCGTCACCCGCTTCGAGCTGGACCTGATGATGAGCGAGGAGGGGGAGCGGATCTTCGGTTACCTCCTCTACAACACCGACCTCTTCGATGACGCCACCGCCTGGCGGATGACGGGGCATTTGCGCGTGCTGCTGGAGGCCGTGGTCGCGGATCCCTCGCGGCGCATCTCCTCGCTGCCGGTGCTCACGGAGGAGGAGCGCGCCCAGCTCCTCCTGGCGTGGAACGACACCCGTCAGCCCGTGCCCGAGCCCACCTTCCCGCGCCGCTTCGAGGCCCAGGTGCGGCGCACGCCCGATGCCCTGGCCGTCTCCTTCGAGGACGTGTCGTGGACCTATGCGGAGCTGGACTCGCGGGCCAACCAGCTCGCGCACCACCTGCGCTCCCTGGGCGTGGGACCGGGCACCCGCGTGGGTCTGTCCGGCGAGCGTTCGCTCCAGATGCTCCAGGGCTTGCTGGCCATCCTCAAGGCAGGGGGCTCCTACGTGCCCCTGGATCCCTCCTTCCCCGAGGAGCGGCTCGCCTTCATGGTGGAGGATGCGCGGCTGCGTGTGCTCCTCTCCGGGCCCGCGCTGTTGGAGCGGCTCGGTGGCGCGGTGGAGGGGATGACGGTGGTGCGGCTCGACTTGGAGCGCGAGCTCGTGGGGCGACTGCCGGAGTCGGCTCCCGAGGGCAACCCCGGGCCGGACGACGTGGCGTATGTCCTCTTCACCTCGGGTTCCACCGGACGGCCCAAGGGCGTTCAGATCCAGCACCGCGCGCTGGCCCACTTCCTCCACGCCATGCGCCAGGAGCCGGGCCTGGAGCCCGGAGATGTGCTGCTCGCCGTCACCACGCTGTCCTTCGACATCGCGGGCCTGGAGCTGCTGCTGCCACTCACCGTCGGTGCGCGCGTGGACATCGCCCGCCGGGAGGTGGCCACGGATGGAGCCCGGCTGGTCGCGCGCATGGCCTCCATCGGCGCCACGGTGATGCAGGCCACGCCCACCACCTGGCGCCTGCTGCTGGACGCCGGCTGGAAGGGCCACCCGCAGTTGAAGATGCTCTGTGGCGGTGAGGCGCTCCCGCGCGATCTGGCCAACGCGCTGGTCCCATGTGGCGCCGGGCTGTGGAACCTCTACGGGCCCACCGAGACCACCATCTGGTCCATGGTGCACCGGGTGGATGTGGGGCAGGGGTCCGTCTCCATCGGGCGGCCCATCGCAAACACCCGGGTGTACGTGCTGGATCGTCATCAGCAGCCCGTTCCCGTGGGCGTTCCCGGCGAGCTGTACATCGGCGGCGAAGGCGTGGCCCTGGGTTACCTCCACCGGCCCGAGCTGACCGCCGAGCGTTTCGTGCCCGACCCCTTCCAGGAGGTGCCTCACGCTCGCATGTACCGCACGGGCGACCGGGTGCGCTGGCGCGTGGATGGGCGGATGGAGTTCCTCGGACGGATCGACCATCAGGTGAAGGTGCGCGGCTTCCGCATCGAGCTCGGGGAGATCGAGTCCGTGTTGCGCCAGCACCCGGCGGTGCGTGATGCCGTGGCGGTGGCGCGCGAGCTCTCCCCGGGCGATCAGCGTCTGCTCGCCTACGTGGCCATGCAGCCGGATGCCGCCGTCGAGGAGTCGCAGCGGCTGCGCACCGAGCAGGTCGATCAGTGGCGCACCGTCTGGAGCGAGATCTACCGCGAGGGTGCCGGGACGGGGCAGGGCTCGCGGGATCCGGACTTCGACATCTCCGGGTGGAGCAGCAGCTACACCGGCCAGCCCATCCCCGCCGAGGAGATGCGCGAGTGGGTGGAGACCACCGCCGCGGACATCCTCGCGCTGAAGCCGAAGCGGGTGCTGGAGCTCGGCTTCGGCAGTGGCATGGTGCTCTTCCGCGTGGCGCCCTCGTGCGAGCGGTACGTGGCCGCGGACTTCTCGGCGGCGGCGGTGGAGAACGTACGGCGGGGGGTGGAGGCGCGCGGGCTGTCCCAGGTGACGCTGCTGCAGCGGGCGGCCGACGATTTCTCGGGCATCGAGCCGGGCTCGTTCGACCTCGTCATCATCAACTCGGTCGTCCAGTACTTCCCCAGCGCCGAGTACCTGCGCACCGTGCTCGCGGGCGCGGTGGTCGCGGTGCGTCCGGGCGGCGCCGTCTTCGTGGGTGACGTGCGGAGCCTGCCGCTGCTGGAGGCCTTCCACACCTCGGTGCAGCTCCACCAGTCCGCGCCCACGCTCTCCCGGGCCGAGTTGCTCCAGCAGGTGCGCAAGGCGGTGGCCCAAGAGGAGGAGCTGGTCCTCGCGCCCGGGTTCTTCCTGGCGTTGCGACGGGAGTTGCCGCGCATCGGCCGCGTGGACATCACCCCCCGGCGCGGGCGCCTCCTCAACGAGATGAGCCGCTTCCGCTACCAGGCCGTCCTGCGCGTGGGCGAGGTGCCCCCGGCGGCGCGGGCCTCGTGGACGGATTGGGAGGAGGCGTGGACGCCGGAGGCCATCCGTCAGCACCTGGAGCGCGAGGCCCCGGAGGCATGGGGTTTGCGTGGCGTGCGCAACGGCCGGCTGGAGCAGGAGGTGCGAACGCTCCAGTGGATGGAGGCCGGTGGTGCCGGCACGGTGGGCGAGTGGCGGGCGGAGCTCGCGGCCCACGTGCCCGTGGGCGTGGATCCAGAGGCACTGTGGCGGCTCGGTGAGTCGCTGGGCTACTCGGTCGCGCCGGGCTGGAGCCGCCATGGCTCTGACGGCCGCTACGATGTCGTCTTCTGGCGCGGTGCCGCCGAGCCGGAGCGCGTGCCTCCCGGGGTCGAAGTGGACCCCGAGGGTGGGGTGCTCGCCAATCAGCCGCTGCTGACCCGGCGCACCCGTCTCCTCGGGCCCGAGCTCCGCGCCTTCCTCAAGGAGCGGCTCCCCGAGTACATGGTGCCGTCGTCGCTCACCGTGCTCGAGGCGCTTCCACTCACGCCCAACGGCAAGGTGGATCGCAAGGCGCTGCCAGAGCCCGAAGGGCTTCGTTCGGGCCGCCAGGCCATCGTCGACGCGCCCCGCTCGGACGTGGAGAAGGCCATTGGCGCCATCTGGCGCGAGGTGCTCCACCTGGAGCAGGTGGGCCTGCACGACAACTTCTTCGAGCTCGGGGGGCACTCGCTGCTGCTCGCCCAGGTGCGCGTGCGGCTGCGCGAGGTGCTCGGCAAGGAGCTTCCCGTCACCGAGCTCTTCCAGCACCCCACCATCAGCGCCCTCGCGCGTCACCTGTCCGGCCCCGGTGCGGGTCCCGAGGCGCGTCAGCCCGTGAGCGCGCCCGTGCCACGGCGCTCGGACGGGGAGTTGGCGCCCATCGCCATCGTCGGCATGGCGGGCCGCTTCCCTGGCGCTCGAGACGTGGACGAGTTCTGGCGCAACCTCCGCGAGGGGGTGGAGTCCATCCGCTTCTACTCGCCCGAGGAGCTGGTGGCGCTCGGGGCGGATCCGGCGCTGGCGCGCGATCCGTCCTTCATCCGCGCGGCCTCGTCCCTGGAGGGCGTGGAGCAGTTCGACGCCGGGCTCTTCGGCTACTCGCCTCGCGAGGCGGAGCTGATGGACCCGCAGCACCGCCTCTTCCTGGAGTGCGCCTGGGAGGCCCTGGAGGTCGCGGGTTACAGCCCGAGGACCCGTCAGGGCGCTTCCGTGGGAGTGTTCGCTGGCCTCGCGCCCAATGGCTATCTGCCCTTCGCCCACCTGCTGGGCAACCTCCGCTCCGAGGTGCTGCCCCGCTTCGTGGCCGGCTCGGCGGACTTCCTCGCCACGCGTGTCTCCTACAAGCTGAACCTCCGCGGTCCCAGCCTCACGCTGCAGACGGCCTGCTCCACCTCGCTCGTGGCCGTCCACCTGGCCTGCCAGTCGCTGCGCTCCGGGGAGTGCGGCATGGCCCTGGCCGGTGGTGTCTCGGTGAAGGTGGCTCGCGTGCCGGGCTACTTCCACCAGGAGGGCGGCATCGCCTCGCCGGACGGGCACTGCCGCGCCTTCGATGCGCGGGGGCAGGGCACCCTCTTCGGCAACGGCATGGGCCTCGTCGTCCTCAAGCGACTGTCGGATGCGCTCGCCGATGGGGACAGGATTCACGCCGTCATCCGCGGCACCGCCATCAACAACGATGGCTCCGCCAAGGTGGGCTTCACCGCCCCCAGCGTGGACAGCCAGGCCGAGGTCGTCTCCCGCGCGCTCGCCGCCGCCGGGGTGGGGCCGGAGACCATCGGCTACGTCGAGGCCCATGGCACCGCCACGCCCCTGGGAGATCCCATCGAGGTCGCCGCGCTCCGGCAGGCCTTCGGGCCTCACGTGCGCGAGCGCTCCTGTGCGCTCGGCTCGGTGAAGACGAACATCGGCCACCTGGATGCCGCCGCGGGCATCGCCTCGCTCATCAAGGCCGTGCTCGCGCTGGAGCACCGGCAGCTTCCCCCGAGCCTCCACTTCCAGACGCCCAACCCGGAGATCGACTTCGAGCGCGGGCCCTTCTACGTCAACACCGCGCTGGCCGAGTGGCCCTCGAACGGCGGGCCTCGCCGCGCCGGGGTGAGTGCGTTCGGCTTCGGCGGGACCAACGCGCACGCGGTGCTGGAGGAGGCTCCCGCCGCCCCGCCTGTTCGTTCCGAGGGTCCAGAACGCCCGCTGCATGTGCTGCCCCTGTCGGCCCGGGATGAGAAGGCGCTCGGGATGCTCGCGGAGCGATACGCGGAGTACCTCGCGAAGGAGCCCGCTTCGTTGCCGGACGTGTGCTTCACCGCGGGCGCCGGACGTACGCACCTCGGTCAGCGCGTGGCCCTCGTGGCCGACTCGCATGCACAGCTCCGCGAGCGGCTCGAGGCCTTCCGCGCGGGGCGGACCGGGGCGGGGGTGTACTCGGGCCGGGTTCGCGAGGAGGGTCCGCCCAAGGTGGCCTTCCTCTTCACGGGCCAGGGCAGCCAGTACGTGGGCATGGGGCGCGAGCTGTACGCGTCTCAGCCGGTGTTCCGCCAGGCGCTGGACAGGTGCGACGCGTTGCTGCGCCCCCACCTCGAGCGCCCGCTGCTGTCGGTGCTCTTCCCGCCCGAAGGGGAGCCGGGCTCGTTGCTCGACGAGACGGGTTACACGCAGCCGGCGTTGTTCTCGCTGGAGTATGCGCTGGCGGAGCTGTGGCGCTCGTGGGGCGTGGAGCCGCACGCGGTGCTGGGTCACAGCGTGGGCGAGTACGTGGCGGCGTGCGTGGCCGGAGTGTTCAGCCTGGAGGAGGGGCTGAAGCTGATCGCCGAGCGCGCGCGTTTGATGCAGTCGCTGCCTCGAGACGGGGAGATGGCGGCCATCTTCGCCGAGGAGGCGAGGGTGGCCGAGGCGCTACGGCCCCACTCGCGGCAGGTGTCCATCGCCGCCATCAACGGTCCCACCGAGGTGGTCATCTCCGGCGCGCGCGCGGCGGTGCGGGCCGTGGTGGAGCGGCTGAGGAACGAGGGTGTCGAGTGCCGCTCGCTGCAGGTGTCGCACGCGTTCCACTCGCCGCTGCTGGAGCCGATGCTCGGCGGATTGGAGCGAGCGGCCTCGGGTGTGTCCTTCCGCGCCCCGCGCATCGAGCTCATCTCCAACCTCACGGGCCGTCCGGTGACGGGCCTGTCCGCCGAGTACCTGCGTCGTCACGCGCGCGAGCCGGTGCGCTTCCTCGACAGCCTGCGCGCCCTGCGCGAGAGCGGCGTGACGGTGTTCGTGGAGATCGGCCCCCAGCCGACGCTGTCGGGGTTGGGGCAGCGCGGTCTTCCGGAGCTCCAGGCGGCGTGGCTGCCCTCGCTGCGCAAGGGCCGGGACGACTGGCGGGCGATGCTCGAGACGCTGGCCTCGCTCTACACGCGCGGTGTGGAGGTGGACTGGGCGGGGTTCGAGCGGGGCTACTCTCGCCGCCGCGTGAAGCTGCCCACCTACGCCTTCCAGCGGCGCCGCTACTGGGTGGAGCCGGCCGAGCTGGAGGCTCGGATCGAAGGAGCTCGGGTGGAGCCGTCGGTGCCCTCCGTGCTTCCGGGCAAGCGGCTTCGTTCCGCGGTGCCCCTCTTCGAGGCGCGACTGGAGGCGGGCTCGAAGCCGGTGCCTCCGGTGGCCTTCGCGGTGGCGGCCTTGGAGGCCGCGGAGTCCGTGCTCGGACGTGCCGCCTCGGTGGTGGAGGACCTGGAGATCCACGAGCCACTGGTCCTGGAGCGTGGGCCCCGCACCGTGCAGTCCGTGCTGACGAAGGAGGGGACGGGACAGGTGTCCTTCCGCATCTCCAGCAGTGGGGATGAGTCACCGGAGGCTCCGTGGTTGTTGCACGCCTCGGGCCGGGTGCGTGCCGGGCGTGCGGGCGCCGGAGCGGCCCAGGTGTCCGTCGCCGGGATTCGGGCACGTTGTTCGCGGGTGCACGGCTCCGTCTGGTCTCGGGAGGGTGAGGCCCTGGGCGAGCTGCCCGGTGGAACACTGACGGGTGCGGATGTCTCGTCCTGGCTGGAGACTTCCTTCCAGGTGCTCGCGGCGGCGTTGCCCGCGCATGTGGGAATGGCGGATGGGGCACTCTCCTTCGCTGGCGCCGAGCGCATCGCCCTCTTCGAGCGGAGCGCGGCCGTGCGGTGGGTCCGTGCCGTGGCTCGCGACGACGAGGAGCGTCCCTGTGGGGATCTTCAGTTCCTCGACGAGCGGGAGACGGTCGTGGCCGAGGTGTCCGGCCTGCGCTTGCGCCGTCTCGGAGCGGCCGAGGTCCGCGAGGAGTCGCCAGCGCTTCGCACCGAATGGCTGTGCGAGGTGGCGTGGCGACGACAGGAACTCGTGCCGTCCATGCCGGCCGCCGAGCGGGGAGGGGGCTGGCTGCTGCTGGCGGACGAGGGCGGTGTCGCCGAACGGTTGGCTTCACTGCTGTCCGCGCGAGGCGAGGCCGTGGTACGGGTCCGCCGGGGCTCGCGTTGTGAGCAGGTGGCCCCGGGCTCATGGACCGCGGATCCGCTCCGGGCCGAGGATCTCCAGCGGGTCGTGGCCGGAGCCTTCCCGGCTGGAGGCCCGCGGCTTCGTCGCGTGGTGTACCTGTGGGGCCTGGATGCGCACGAGCCAGAGCAGGCCGAGGCCCTCACGTGCGGTGGCTCGCTGCGGCTCGTGCAGGCGCTCGCGGGCAGCGGGGTGGATGCGCGGCTGTGGCTGGTGACGCGCGGAGCCTTCGCGGTGGAGCAGGGCGCACGGGTCGCCGCCTGGCAGGCGCCGCTGATCGGCCTGGGCCGGACCATCGCCCTGGAGCAGCCCTCGCTGTGGGGTGGCCTCGTGGACCTGGATGCGTCCTCGTCTCCGGGCGAGGCGGAGTCCCTGCTGGGGGTGGTGCTCGTCCCGGGCGGAGAGGACCAGGTGGCGCTGCGTGGAGCCGAGCGCCGGGTGCCTCGCGTGGTGCGCGGCGACCCCCGCCCCGGGGCACAGTGGAGCCCTCGAGCGGATGCGACGTACCTCGTCACCGGTGGCCTCGGTGCGCTCGGGTCGTGCGTGGCCCGGTGGCTGGTGGAGCGCGGCGCGCGGAACCTCGTGCTGGTGGGACGCAGTGGCGCTGGTGAGGCCGCTTCCAGCGCCCTCGAGTCACTGCGGGCTCGGGGTGCGCGGGTGGAGGTGGTTCGTGCCGACGTGTCCCGCGCGGACGAGGTCTCCCGGATGCTGGAGCACGTGCGCCAGGAGTGGCCGCCGCTTCGGGG